The genomic window GTGTAGATTTTGTTAAAATGAATTGCGCAGAACAGAAGAAAGGGGGGGGGGACCGAGGAACGAACACCAACCAAACCGCTACCGTTACGCTAAGATGTGTACGGTTACGCAGATAAAGTCTAACCTATAAGAAATACGACTAATTGAGTTATAAGCCAATAGTATTGAGTAGAAGTTATTGCAAGTTCTTAATAGTTAAAAGAGCTCCACTAGGTTGTTGTCGACTTTTGCGCCAGAATCGCCTTCTGAACTCAGCGATGTGGCATCGGTTTCTACCGCAGCCAAAGCAGCCCCCAAAGATAATTCCAACTTATTTACATACTCATCCACCTTTAAACCTTCGTTAAAAATGCGATTCGTTTCGTAAACACTGTTGTTAGTTACCTCCTCTAAGAAAACTTCATCTTCTTCTGTAAGAGCCAATGCAGGAATACGATATTGAATTTTCTCTGCGGTATGCTCAACCGTGGTTGCAATATTTTTCATTACGTTCTGATAAGACGACTTGATAACATGCATAACATTTTGCACATCGCTCGATAACTTTCTTAAAGTTTCCTTTTCTTTTTCAAGCTCGTAGCGGTCTTCTATCGCTATCACTCTGGCATTTAACCCTTGTATAAGCGCAAAGGTATTGTCTTTTATGGTTCCGTATTTCTCTGCATCGTCGACTGGCATGTTTTTGATAAGCATGGAAACACGATCAAAATTGATAATGGTACGGCGGCCAAAATCTATATACCTGCCTTTATCTTTAAGTTCGGTAAGAAGCTGAGATTCCAAATCTTTCGCCATACCGGTTGGTTCCATATTTTTTATGCCCATAAGGCTTCGCATTTGCACACTACATTTAAGCCCATACCGCTCTAAGCTGTTAAAAAACTGTTGCCCCAATTCATCTAGGTTATCGCAGCTGTGCAAAGCCAATAGAAACTGCACATTTGCACCTAGGTCACTGTTATCTACTAATGCGGTGCGGGCCGTAGCCGTTGCTGCATCTAAACGGCTACTTAGCTGACGCATAGCAATTTGGTGAAATGTTGCTTTTCGACACCGCGCTACTGCTTCATCAAGCTCTACATCGCTTTCTATTAGGTCGTCGTAGCCCATATCGTACATAGCTAGCTTGTCGGCCATACTCGCAGGGTTAGCCAAAATAATTGCAGGCACACTTAATTCGTCTGGCGAGGGAAGTACGTCGCGTATTCTCTGAATAGACACATCCCCGCCGCCGAGCATATCAACCACTATCAAGCTGTAATCGCCCTGAGAGACAGCGAGCTGCAACGCATTGGCAGTAGAAATTGGCGTAGAATCAAAGGCTTGCGCAAGAGCCTCCCCCAAAGTAGAAAGATGCTCTGCAAACAGTATTATTTTGCTACCAGACAATAGCACTACCCCTTTATATAACCAAAACCAATTATGAACTCACATACAGATAAATTTGGCTTTATAAAACACATCTGTACATATTGCGTTTCGCCCGAATAGCTCTTCTTATTTATAAAGAAAGAACTACCGATGTAATTAACACTAGCTCATAGCTTTTGCTTTACCCAATCCGCCAAAGATTTAAGCGCCACTTTTTTTTATCCAAACGCGTAACTCACCGTTAAATATTAGTTTGACGTTGGCTGGCGAACCGATCGAGGTACAGCTAGTATTAAAACAAACGTCCATAATATGGGCTGATTATTTTTACTCTACTGCTTACACCTTCAAGAGACTAAACCATGGCATCTGCTTGGCCAATTCAGTTAATAATAGCGATTTCTGTTAGTGCATTATCTTTGGTTTGTAGCATCGCGCTTTGGACACCTATCGCGTTATTTACCTGTTTAGCAATAGCCGTAATTATTGATATAGCCTGTTTAGTATCGCTGTGCGCTCACTTTACAAACAACCGCCAGCAGGCCGAACATCAAGAAAATTCCCACGCGATTAACCACTTAAACTCTTTACAAAGAAAGGTGAGCGACGTAACCGATACCCCCTGTGAAGAGATAGTCGCCATAAGTAATAAAGTGCGTAACTTAGCAGAGGAAAGTAGCCTCGCCTTGCATAAAAGCTTTACTGTACTTATGGAAAATACACAGCGCGAACAAGAACTACTGGAATCGATTACCAAAGACTTAACCCGCAGAGAACACCAAGAAAAAGCGGATGGCACGCAAGACGTATCCCTCCACCAATTTGCAAAAGAAGTGGGCGATATACTTGACGTTTATGTCGGGCTGTTTGTTAACGTGAGTGACAAAAGCATACAAGCAGTGCACAAAATTCAAGACATGCTTAAAGAACTCGACGATATGTTCAAGCTAATTAGCGAAATTCGAGGCCTGGCAGAGCAAACCAATTTACTCGCTTTGAATGCTGCCATTGAAGCAGCGCGTGCTGGCGAGGCAGGCAGAGGCTTTGCAGTGGTAGCAGACGAAGTTCGCAAACTATCGCAAAGCTCTGGTGCGCTTAACGATGAGATACGGGTTAAAGCAGAGGCAACTAAATCTACCGTTGCCGATGTAGAAAAGGTGGTAGGCGAAATAGCAAGCTTGGATATGAATATCGCAATCAACGCCAAAGGCCACCTTGAAGGTATGCTTGCAGAGCTTGAAAGAGTTAACGATCGGGTTACCCACACCGCCCGCCAAGGCAGCGAAATAAGCGCGCTTATAAACAAAGAGGTGATGCGATCTATGACGGCATTGCAGGGCGCCGATAGAATTTCACAGTATTCGGATAACCTTTCAAACAACGTATTATCTTTGCGCAATCATCTACACAACGCATTCACACTTAATCAAGCTGTCACCAGTGTAGAGCAAGGCCTTGCAGAAATAATAAATAATATAGAAAAAACTTCGCTGCAAACCTCTATTGTAATCAGCGATGAAGATGACCAAGCAGGAGGAGAAATAGTGCTTTACTAGATTAATTCTTTTAATCTAATGCATACCTTACCCCCTACTTCTCGCACTAGCACTGTGCATTTCTAGCACAATATTGTCACCTCGATAGTTTTAATAGTGATTAGCAATAGATACTAAGCAAACACCAGTAAATAATTCTTAAAACGCCACTTTGGTATCACGCAACTCCTCTAGTATTTAAATGTTACAACCTGTTGTTTTACTTAAATACATTTACGCTGATACAACTAAGAGATGGTATATGCTTTTTCTGAAAAACCTCCCCCTTGTTAAAAAATTGGTTTTAGTCTTTTTATTGGTTGGCTTAATACCCATGGCGCTCACTGTTCTTCTGGCGATTAACTCATCCAAGCAAACAATAACCGATCTCGTATCAAATCAGCTAAGCGCGGTAAGGCAAAATAAAGAGGAGAGCATCCAACGCTACTTTCAACGCGTTAGAAAGCAAGCCAGCACATTGGCCGCCGACCCCATTGTGGTGGATGTTGCAACCAAACTGCCAATGGCCTTTAAAAGCTTTCGAGCAGATGCCAGCATAAATGAAGCGCTGCTCACTCAACAAAAAGCCGCTGTGGTGGACTATTACAACTCGCAGTTTGCTAAGCAATACCAGAAAGTTAACAATAGCCAAGTTAATTTAGCTGCCATGTACAACAGCCTTGACGACGATTCTTGGGCGCTACAATATGCTTACATAGCCAGCAACCCCAACCCACTAGGTAGCAAACATTTACTCATCAACCGCAATGACGGCACCCGCTACTCAGCGTTACACCATCAAGTGCACCCTCTGCTTAAGCATTACTTAGAAACATTCGGTTATTACGATATTTTTATCGCCGACCCCGTAAGTGGCGACATAATATATTCCGTTTTCAAGGAGCTAGACTTCACCACCTCAATGCTCGACGGCCCCTATCGAGAAACTAGCATAGGGGAAGCATTTAATAATTCACTGAATAAACAACCAGAAACAACTTACCTAGCAGATTTTAAAACCTACTTACCATCCTACGATTCGCCAGCCAGTTTTATCTCTACACCAATCTATAGTGATGGCCAATTAGTGGGCATACTCATTTTTCAAATGCCCATTGAAGATATTAATGACATTATGAGCTCGCGTACTGGAATGGGCCAAACAGGGGAAACCTATCTCGTTGGCTCAGACAAACTTATGCGCTCCGACTCTTTCTTAGACCCCGTTCACCACACAGTAGTTAACTCTTTTAAACACCCTCAACAAGGCAGTGTAAATACACGTTCGGTAACGCAAGCTTTGCAGGGAAAAAGCAAAACAGATTTTATTGTTGATTACAATGGCAACCCCGTAATCTCATCCTACAATGCTATCGATTTAAGTGAATTTAAATGGATAGCAATTGCCGAGCAAGATGTCGCAGAAGCGATGGCACCTCTAAATCGGCTCCAACGCAATATATTACTCGTGGGTTTATTTATAACGTGCGTTGTAGTTTTTGCGGGTTTTGCCATTAGCAAAGGTATTGCTCGCCCCATTAACGACATGGCTGCAGTTATTAAACGCGTGCAGCAAAGCGGCGATTTTAGCCTGCGCAGTAACTACCGCAGCAAAGATGAAACTGGCCAAATGGCGATAGCGTTCGACGGGTTGCTAAATACCTTGTCTACTATGTTTTCCGATACTAACCAAATACTTAAAAACGTTGCCAACGGAAACTTCGACGAAGCGATTAAGCAACGCTATAACGGCGACATGGGTATATTAAGCCTGCGCGTTAACAATACCATTCAGCAAATTAAGCAAGCCAACTTAGAGCAAAAAAAGCAACAAGCCCGCGCCGAACAAGCGTCCAAAAACGCAGAGCAAGCTGCGCACGATGCTCAAGCGGCAGCAGATCGAGCAAACAATATAAAACAAGCTTTGGATGTAACAAGCACATCGGTAATGATGGCTGATAAATCCAACACCATTGTGTACACCAATACAGCATTAGATCAAATGATGCTTGCTAGTGAGGCAGATATTCGTGCAGTGCTACCTAACTTTAATGCCGATACCTTAGTTGGCAAAAATATGGATACATTTCACCGCAACCCAGCCCATCAACAAAGTGTTATTAGCCAGTTAAAAAGTACTTACTCCACTCAAATTAAAGTGGGTACCCGCACTTTTAGCCTTATAGCCAACCCCATAACTAAAGATGGCGAGCGTGTAGGTACAGTGGTGGAATGGAAAGATAGAACAGAAGAGGTGACCGTAGAAAACGAGATTGCCCACTTAGTTAACGCGGCGTCGAACGGTGACTTTAGCACGAAGATAGCTTTGGATGGCAAACAGGGCTTTTTCTTGGTGCTGGCGCAAAACCTAAATGAAATGGTCACCACCACCCACAGTGCTTTACGCGATATAAGCGATGCAGTAGAAAACTTGGCTCACGGCGACTTAACTCGTCGCTTAGAAAGCGATCACAAAGGCATGTTTGCCCAGCTTCAAAATAATTTAAACAGTTCTATGGATAAATTGGTAACCATTATTGGCGAGATAACTGAGGGAGCAGTGTCTATTCGCAACGGGTCTAGCGAAATAGAGGCAGGTATTATTGATTTAAGCTCTCGCACCGAAGAGCAAGCCGCGTCGCTTGAAGAAACTGCAAGCAGCATGAATCAAATGACCTCGACTATTAAACACAGCGAACAAAATGCAGCCCTCGCAAATAACCTTTCTGCTGAAGCGCAGGCAAAAGCCAGCGAGGGCGGGCTAGTAGTGAAGAAAGCCGTGGAGGCAATGGAGTCGATTAGCAGTGCCAGTAGCCGCATATCCGATATTATTGGCGTTATCGATGAGATTGCTTTTCAAACAAACCTACTAGCTATTAACGCCGCCGTAGAAGCAGCACGTGCTGGTGAGCAGGGCCGTGGCTTTGCCGTAGTGGCAACCGAAGTTCGCCAGCTTGCGCAACGATCTTCTAATGCGGCCAAAGAAATAAAAACGCTTATTAACGATAGCGCCGCACGTGTGGAGCAAGGCTCTGCCCTAGTTAACCAATCTGGTGCGACCCTGCGAGATATTGTTGAGTCGGTAAATAAAGTAAATGAAACCATAATGGGTATTGCAAGCGCCGCGCGCGAGCAAAGTGAAGGTATTAATCAAGTTAATATTGCCATCAACCAAATGGATGAAATGACCCAACAAAATTCTGCACTCGTAGAACAAGCAAACGCTGCCAGCCAAAATATGGCCGCGCAATCGCGCACAATGGCAGAGGCTGTAACTTTCTTTAAACTATGATTTCAATCGCTAACATCTAATCGCTAATTACTATCTACAAAAAAATCAGCTACAAGATATTACCCACACAATATTAGGTGGTGGCGATCAGCAATTTGCTATTGGTGACCAATCTAACAGGGGTTGCCATTGCGCTCTGTCTGTACTACAGCGTGCCGCTGGCAAGTCGAATAGGGTTAGCCCTCGATCCATCGCGCGCACATAATTTTGCGAGTCGCGCAGCACGGTAATTAGGGGAATATCTAGCTTAGCTAAAAACGCTTCGAGCACTTTAAAGTACCGGGTGTTTTTTCTTACTCTATTGGCAACAATACCAATGTTAACACCTCGCTCCAATAAGCCCGAGCGGTATATACCCATCACAAAACGCAAACACGCTTTTATATCTGTTGGCGAGGCCAGTAACGGAATAATTACTATATCTTGCGGGTGGATAAGTGTATCCACATTGTCTAGCGTCCAAGCTGCAGGCATATCATGAATCGTCACCGAATAAGTCGCGTCAGCTAACACGGGTTCATTTGCCGACACTAAAACCTTAATAGGGGCACATGTTGCCGGGCGACCCGAGGCCCAGTCTAACGACGAGCGTTGCGCATCGTGATCAACAAGTTGAACCGACCTAGCCATATTTGCATAGAAGCCCGCCAACTGCACTGCAACAGTGGTTTTCCCGCACCCCCCTTTGGGGTTAGCAATAAATATTTGCCCCATGGCGTATTTCTGTCCTTATTGTTATTGCTCAACTATGAAAGAACGTGAATGTTTAAAATGCGGTGAAGAAAAACGCTATAGAGATTAGCCTCACTCACGCCTCGCTAAAGTGTAGCACCCTTAGCTGCTGTCCTCTAAGAAATCAACAGGAAAAGTAGCATAAGCGGCACATAAATAATGCACATTTGTTCTGCTCCCCTCCGCGATCGCAACTATACTCAAGTACAAGGTATTTTCACATTTCCACTTAGACCAAAACTACCCATGGCTCAAACGAACACATTACTATCGATTCCAATATCACAGCTTCGCGCGGGGATGTTCGTTGTAAAACTTGATATCCCATGGATAGACAGCCCGTTTTTGCGCCACAGTCGCCTTATTAAAGGTGAGGAAGACATAGATAAGCTAAAAGGCGCCAACGTAAAAACACTGGTTATAGATCTAAGCAAAGGCTGCGGCCCACAAGAACAGCCAACAGATAAAAAAAATCTGCAAGCAAAGCAACCAATAGAAACAGAAAGCCCTAGCTCACGACCAATCCAAGCAGAACAAGCACAACCGCCTAGCCTAAAAGAGGAACTTTCGGAAGCAAAACTATTGCGCAATCGAATTCGTGAAGTAATGAGTAATATTATGGATTGCCTTGAGCGAGAACTGCCTATTAAAACCGTTGAACTTACCCCAATAATTGACGACACACTGGCAAGCCTTGAGCGCAATAATCAAGCGCTTATGAACCTTGCTCATCTTAGCCGCAAAACACAAAAACTTGCCGATCACGCGTTTAGCACCTTTTGCCTCTGCTTAAACTTGGCGACTTATTTAAAGCTTGGTAAAGACGAGCAACATACATTAGGGTTAGCAGCACTAATGCACGAAGCAGGCTGGGTACAGCTCCCACAGCAGTTATTAGGCAAACGCACTGCCTACAGCGCTACAGAGCTAAAATTAATACATACCCATATTGCCAACGGTCGCAAGGTGTTAAAAAACGCAGATCTTCCTGAGCTAGTATTACGTTTAATAGACGAACATCACGAGCTTACCGATGGCAGCGGCTACCCCAACGGCCTTAACACACAGCAATTACACACCCTTTCGCTTTTACTCAGTGCGGTAGATCATTACGATGAGATGGTGCATCAACTTACCGATAAACCTGGCATGTTGCCCACCAACGCCCTGCGCAAACTTTACGTAGAAGCCGACGCGGGTAAATACGACAAACAAACCGTTACGGCTTTAATTGCGAGCCTAGGTATTTACCCCGTAACCAGTGCAGTACTATTAAATACGGGCGAGAAAGCGATTGTGCTAGAGGTATTTTCGGACGCGCACTTACAACCAGTACTGGAAATACACTACGATAGCAACGGTAAACCCTTGCCTAATGCAATAAAGATAAACCTGCGCGACCAGCGCTCCGATGCGCCAAATCGTGCAATTGTGAATGTTTTAGACCCTTCCAGCGCTATCGATGACCCCGCTCGACGTCTCCAGCCCGAGGACATATAAAGCATGGGCACCTACAATATCGATAACGACATTCCCTATTGGTTAGCCAGCTGGCCCGACGGCATTATCGCCTTAGATGCCGACCGTTGCATTTTGTTTGCCTCCGAGTTGGCACAATCAATTTTAGGCTGGCAGAAAACTGAACTAGAAGGCAAACACATTCACGATATTTTATGCATTCCCAATATTGCTACTACACACAACATACAAGCCTGCCCGCTCTGTCAAACCGACAATATAGACAGCGAAACACAATCTTCAAATTGGCTAACAGGTACCGGGGAGTATATTAGCGTCGACTACCGCGTTATACCTATAGAGAGCCCGCATCAAACCACAAGGCTAATTAGCTTTTCTGCCAATCATCATCGCATTCACAATCAGGCAGAAATGAAAAAACTAGCAGACTATGTAGATAACAACCCCGCCCCGCTGGTGGAGTTTGATCGAGACGGGCAGATGCTTTTTGGCAACCCTGCACTGCAAGAAGCACTGTTAGACTGGGGCTTTGATGCCGAGGGGCAAGCAAAAATATTCCCCAATAATTTATTTAGCCTATGCGAACAATGTTTAGATAGCGGCGCTTCGATAACCGGCGAAGAAGTTACCTTAGATAACACCTATCTTAGTTGGCATTTTCACCCTATTTTCTCTGAGGGGGTGACAACTGTTTTGGGCTATGCATTCGATATATCCAAACAAAAGAATGCCGAGCTAGAAGCGAAAGAAGCACGCGCGCAAGCACGGCGAGATTTTTACGCAAAAATGATGCACGAGCTGCGCACACCACTTAACGCCATTATTGGCTTTTCTGATGTGTTACTCTGGCGTTCAGCAGCAAAGCTAGACGAACGCGATAACACTGCCCTACGCAATATAAAAGTGGCAGGTATTCAATTAAATGAGATGATCACCGACACCTTAGATATTTCTAAAATTGAAGCAGGTAAGATGGTGGTTGAACCAGAAACGTTTGTGGCTAGCTTGTTACTTCAAGAAATGCAGGAGCAAATGCGCTATTTAGCAGAAGCAAAAGGTTTAACGTACCATTCGGTGTCAAATGCCGATATACCATTCCATTCAGACAAGAAAAAGATTCGACAAGTTTTGGCTAACCTAATTAGCAACGCAATCAAATACACCAAAAGTGGCGATGTACGGGTAAGCGTTATACAAACCACCAACAGCATTCAGACAACAGAGTCAGAATTAGTTATAACAGTTACAGATACAGGTATAGGCATACCAGAGGATCAAATTAACTCACTTTTTGAAGCCTACCAGCGCGTAAAAGAAAGCAAAAACAAGGATATTCAAGGCACAGGTATCGGCTTAGCATTAGTGTGGGAACTCATCCACCTACTAAACGGAGAAATTAAAGTAGAAAGTATTTACGGCCAAGGTAGCACCTTCACCGCCAAATTCCCCTACCTCCCCAAAACCAACTAACGCTTATATACAAAAAACCCAGCCAACCGGCTGGGCTTTTTGATTTTTCTGTAAACTAATCACTGTAAGCTGTGAGCTATCCCTTCACTGTCTGCTATCCTCTAATCAATGAAACAAAGTCCGCTGCCACAAACCCTGAGTAACAATTTTTTGGGCGTACACTCCACCATTTTTGGGGTCTTGCATAAGTCGTATGTACACACCCAACCCATTTACTGCCGCGCCTCGCGTCAAAAATGGCCCTACATCTTGCCCTTCTCGCGTGGTGAAATACCACTCGCCACCGACCGTAAAAAAACGATCTGAGCGATACCACGTTTTATTTTCTTCACCCGTTCTTACACACATGCTTTTAACCTCTTAAGCAAACCTCAGTGTCATGTTCAAAGTATAAACAACCCCTTAAGCAGCATTAGACAATTACGGTCTTATAAACAATAAAACACGTCATAATGTCACTAAAAACCACTTTGTTAGAATTAACCACGATCAACAAAATATTGCTTATAACTATTCAAAGTAATTAGAAGTTAAATTCATATAACTTATTGCAAATACAGATCTCTGGATGCCATGCCATGTGCACAAATAGCATCACCTTTTTTGTCTTATTAGAAATTGAAGCTATTATTTATCTATGAGCATAGGATTGATATATACAGCAGAAACACATAGCTAACAGCGAGTATCCACAATGGAGCTAAGCACTGCACAAAGCGGGGTATATACGCTTACCCTTGATGAGAAATTCGACTTCAACCATGTTGGAACATTTCGCACAACCTATGAAAAAATAGACCCGAAAGGCTTATCTAAAATAATCATCAACTTTCGAAACACACGCTACATGGACAGTTCAGCACTGGGTATGCTTTTAAATCTACACAACACATTAGGCGGCGGTAGCGTACGTATTGAGCTAAGTGGCGCCAACGAGAAAATAAGTAAGATATTAAAAATATCGCGCTTCGATACTAAATTCACCATCAACTAACAGATACGCAAAAAAATGAAGATACTAGTAGTTGATGACCACGCCTATAACCGTGACCTACTCCAATTTATTTTAGAGGACGAAGGGCATAGTTGCTGCGAAGCAGATTCTGGTGAAGCCGCCGTCAAAATGTTTTTAGAAAACGAAGACATTGATCTAATTTTAATGGATGTAAATATGCCACTTATGAACGGCATAGAAGCTACCGAAAAAATATCTGAGATTAAAGGCCCACGCGCTGTCACCATTATTTTTGTAACCGCTCTAGACGACAGCGACATACTTATTCAATGCTTAAACGCTGGCGGTGACGACTTTGTACCAAAGCCAGTAAATGAATCTATTCTTATTTCCAAAATTAACGCACATGCACGAAACATAGAAAACTATAAACAATTGCTCGACGCGCACAACACGCTTGATATGCACAACAAAAATATCCGGCGAGAACACGAGATTGTAGAGAATGTGTTTCGCAACTCCCTCACACGCTCAAATATAGAATGCGACAATGTGGTGAGCTACAGCTCGCCTATGTCTATGTTTAACGGCGATCTTACGCTTACCGCACCGTCTCCATCGGGTGGGCAATATTTTTTACTGGGGGATTTTACTGGCCACGGTTTATCGGCGGCGATTGGTTCTCTACCTGTAATGAATGTGTTTTTTGATAATGCGGCCAAACAAGTAAGTGTTTCGGCGCTTGCAGTAGAAATAAACAATCAACTCTATCGCATATTACCTATGGGCATGTTTTTTTGTGCTGCTATCGGTCACCTAGACAAAACTGGCACGCAACTGACGGTTTGGTCCGGCGGCATGAACGACGCTCTTCTTCTCTCATCAGACAACAAATCGATTACAGCCATTCCCGGCGCGCATATGCCTTTAGGTATATTGCGCCCAGAAGAATTTGACGACAGAGCACAATTGCACGAACTAGAAAAAAACGCAAAAATATTCTTCTACACAGATGGCGTTGACGAAGCTCAAAATAAAGACGGCGAACTCTTTGGGGATGACCGTGTTCGTGAAACTATTCTAGCGAGTAATGACAACTACATAACAAATATTATTTCAGCTGTTAAAGAGTTTACTGGCGATGAACACCAAGATGATGACATTTCCATCATAAAAATTGTATGCGCACCGTGCGTACATCGAAGTAAAAACACAGGTAATATTGTCGACGTAGCGGCAGATTTCCACTCCATTGACAGCTTCCCTTGGCAGCTACTCATTTCACTCGAAAGCATCGATTTACAGCGCTCCGACATTGTTAATCAAGTGGTCTCGTTTTTAGGTACTATTCAGGGGGTGGAATTACATCAAGATAAGTTATTCACCATTGTTAGCGAGCTATTCAACAACTCGCTTGAGCATGGAGTGCTTAATTTAGATTCATCCATTAAAAATACTGCGGAAGGGTTTGAAGAGTACTATCGCATGCGCGAAGAGCGCCTGCGCGAGATAAGCGACAAACAGATTCATATTGCTCTGCGCTATGTTCTGGGCACACCCAATAGAGTAGAGTTTGAAATTACCGATTCAGGTGAAGGGTTTGATTACGAGACAGTATTGATGCGGGGAGAAGATACAAATGCATTACACGGTAGAGGTATTGGCTTATTACAAACGTTGTGCTCGAAGCTAGAATACAGCGAAGGCGGTAGAAAAGTAACCGCCCATTACGACTTTATAGAGTAGCAATTCACTTTGAATTCTACACACCTGCATCGCACAATGCATTAAGTGCCAAGTCTGCACGTATTCTCGTTTAACCGCTGCATAATCGCGCGCATACCCTTGCCGTCTTCTATACTTTAAGCGTTCGCACCCTCAAAAAGCAGCCCGTATAGCACCTTTTTGGGGCTCACTCAAAATCTAACAGGGATCTGTCAACTAGCGTGACTAATTCATCAACTACCCACTTGGCTAAGAACCAACGTATTCGCCTAATTAACAGTACTTGGGCGGCAGGCGGTGGTGTGCTGTTGTCGTTTGTCGCCTATTACTCTACAACTATGGGGTTATTTCTAGGGGATAAAAACGTACTCATTTGGGTACTTGTTGGCTTCTGGCTTGGCAACTTCGCCTTTATTGGCACCATCGCATCTGGGTTAAACAAGCGCTTTCGCGACCCAGCACTTACCCTGCCTCAAATGTACTGGGCGGTTTCCACCACCAATATTGCACTCATGTTCACAACGCAATTAGATGTGCTTTACTACTTGCTAATAATGTTAACAATGGTGTTTGGTATATTTCGATTAAGCGTTCGGCAATTTAATGTTTTTTGCTATTTCGCTATAGCTCAATTGCTACTATCGCTGTTTGTTCGCTATTCCCTCTATGCTTCAGACGCAATCGGCACCCTTATTATAAATTGGGTTGCCTTCGGCTTTTGCGCTATCACACTAACGG from Saccharophagus degradans 2-40 includes these protein-coding regions:
- a CDS encoding methyl-accepting chemotaxis protein, with amino-acid sequence MENTQREQELLESITKDLTRREHQEKADGTQDVSLHQFAKEVGDILDVYVGLFVNVSDKSIQAVHKIQDMLKELDDMFKLISEIRGLAEQTNLLALNAAIEAARAGEAGRGFAVVADEVRKLSQSSGALNDEIRVKAEATKSTVADVEKVVGEIASLDMNIAINAKGHLEGMLAELERVNDRVTHTARQGSEISALINKEVMRSMTALQGADRISQYSDNLSNNVLSLRNHLHNAFTLNQAVTSVEQGLAEIINNIEKTSLQTSIVISDEDDQAGGEIVLY
- a CDS encoding response regulator transcription factor, with the protein product MSGSKIILFAEHLSTLGEALAQAFDSTPISTANALQLAVSQGDYSLIVVDMLGGGDVSIQRIRDVLPSPDELSVPAIILANPASMADKLAMYDMGYDDLIESDVELDEAVARCRKATFHQIAMRQLSSRLDAATATARTALVDNSDLGANVQFLLALHSCDNLDELGQQFFNSLERYGLKCSVQMRSLMGIKNMEPTGMAKDLESQLLTELKDKGRYIDFGRRTIINFDRVSMLIKNMPVDDAEKYGTIKDNTFALIQGLNARVIAIEDRYELEKEKETLRKLSSDVQNVMHVIKSSYQNVMKNIATTVEHTAEKIQYRIPALALTEEDEVFLEEVTNNSVYETNRIFNEGLKVDEYVNKLELSLGAALAAVETDATSLSSEGDSGAKVDNNLVELF
- a CDS encoding methyl-accepting chemotaxis protein codes for the protein MLFLKNLPLVKKLVLVFLLVGLIPMALTVLLAINSSKQTITDLVSNQLSAVRQNKEESIQRYFQRVRKQASTLAADPIVVDVATKLPMAFKSFRADASINEALLTQQKAAVVDYYNSQFAKQYQKVNNSQVNLAAMYNSLDDDSWALQYAYIASNPNPLGSKHLLINRNDGTRYSALHHQVHPLLKHYLETFGYYDIFIADPVSGDIIYSVFKELDFTTSMLDGPYRETSIGEAFNNSLNKQPETTYLADFKTYLPSYDSPASFISTPIYSDGQLVGILIFQMPIEDINDIMSSRTGMGQTGETYLVGSDKLMRSDSFLDPVHHTVVNSFKHPQQGSVNTRSVTQALQGKSKTDFIVDYNGNPVISSYNAIDLSEFKWIAIAEQDVAEAMAPLNRLQRNILLVGLFITCVVVFAGFAISKGIARPINDMAAVIKRVQQSGDFSLRSNYRSKDETGQMAIAFDGLLNTLSTMFSDTNQILKNVANGNFDEAIKQRYNGDMGILSLRVNNTIQQIKQANLEQKKQQARAEQASKNAEQAAHDAQAAADRANNIKQALDVTSTSVMMADKSNTIVYTNTALDQMMLASEADIRAVLPNFNADTLVGKNMDTFHRNPAHQQSVISQLKSTYSTQIKVGTRTFSLIANPITKDGERVGTVVEWKDRTEEVTVENEIAHLVNAASNGDFSTKIALDGKQGFFLVLAQNLNEMVTTTHSALRDISDAVENLAHGDLTRRLESDHKGMFAQLQNNLNSSMDKLVTIIGEITEGAVSIRNGSSEIEAGIIDLSSRTEEQAASLEETASSMNQMTSTIKHSEQNAALANNLSAEAQAKASEGGLVVKKAVEAMESISSASSRISDIIGVIDEIAFQTNLLAINAAVEAARAGEQGRGFAVVATEVRQLAQRSSNAAKEIKTLINDSAARVEQGSALVNQSGATLRDIVESVNKVNETIMGIASAAREQSEGINQVNIAINQMDEMTQQNSALVEQANAASQNMAAQSRTMAEAVTFFKL
- a CDS encoding ParA family protein, producing MGQIFIANPKGGCGKTTVAVQLAGFYANMARSVQLVDHDAQRSSLDWASGRPATCAPIKVLVSANEPVLADATYSVTIHDMPAAWTLDNVDTLIHPQDIVIIPLLASPTDIKACLRFVMGIYRSGLLERGVNIGIVANRVRKNTRYFKVLEAFLAKLDIPLITVLRDSQNYVRAMDRGLTLFDLPAARCSTDRAQWQPLLDWSPIANC
- a CDS encoding HD-GYP domain-containing protein; the encoded protein is MAQTNTLLSIPISQLRAGMFVVKLDIPWIDSPFLRHSRLIKGEEDIDKLKGANVKTLVIDLSKGCGPQEQPTDKKNLQAKQPIETESPSSRPIQAEQAQPPSLKEELSEAKLLRNRIREVMSNIMDCLERELPIKTVELTPIIDDTLASLERNNQALMNLAHLSRKTQKLADHAFSTFCLCLNLATYLKLGKDEQHTLGLAALMHEAGWVQLPQQLLGKRTAYSATELKLIHTHIANGRKVLKNADLPELVLRLIDEHHELTDGSGYPNGLNTQQLHTLSLLLSAVDHYDEMVHQLTDKPGMLPTNALRKLYVEADAGKYDKQTVTALIASLGIYPVTSAVLLNTGEKAIVLEVFSDAHLQPVLEIHYDSNGKPLPNAIKINLRDQRSDAPNRAIVNVLDPSSAIDDPARRLQPEDI